A segment of the Deltaproteobacteria bacterium genome:
CCGCAGCTCACTCAGTCGTGCCAGTCCCTGCGTTGCGCTGTTCTCCCTTGCCATTCGACCATCCTCCTCTCGTCGAGATGGCCGGGGAGGTTAGTCGAACGCGACGTCAGCGCGCATGCATGCTCACCGGAAGGACACAAAACATGCGGGGATAGGGAGGCACTCTCTTCGCCTTTGCTCCCTGACCTGAAGCTGCGCGCTGTAACTTGGCCATGTCTGGTCCCGGCAAGTTTCACCCCTGAAGAGTCGACGTCGTCAGAGACGGGGGCATCGCTCTCCCGCCAGCCTTACGGGAGGCAACCCTGTCTGAGTGGGCAATGCCGAAGGCGGCGGTGAAGTGGAAGGTGCTGCCGTGGCCGACTTCGCTTTCCACCCAGATGCGCCCGCCCATCAGCTCAACCAGCTGCTTGGCAATCGCCAGCCCCAAGCCGGTGCCGCCGTGCTTGCGGGCGGTCGAGCCGTCGGCTTGCTCGAAGACGTCGAAGATCACCGCTTGTTTTTCACTCGGGATGCCGATGCCGGTGTCGTGAACTGCGAAGCGGAGTTCGACTGTAGGCTGAAGACCGGAGGCTGGAGACTGGTGGCTGGAGGCTGGGGGCCGAAGAGCGGTGGCTTCAACAGTCACTTCGCCTTTTTCGGCGAACTTGACGGCGTTGCCGGCGAGATTGATGAGAATCTGGCGCAGGCGGCCGGCGTCACCGACCAGGGTGTCGGGCACCTCGGCGGTGACCGCCCACGACAGCTTCAGGCCCTTTTCCCGCGCTTGCAGCGCCAATAGCTGTGTTGCGTCACTGATAGTGGCGCGCAGCGAGAACGGTTTGGCTTCGAGTTCGAGTTTGCCGGCTTCGATCTTGGAGAAGTCGAGCACGTCGTTGATGATGCTCAGCAGCGACTCGCCGGAGAGCTTGACCAAGTCGAGATACTCGCGCTGCTCGGCCGTCAGCTCGGTCTCCAGTGCCAGCTCGGTCATGCCGAGGATGCCGTTCATCGGGGTACGGATCTCGTGGCTCATGTTGGCGACGAACTCGCTCTTGGCGCGGCTGGCGGACTCGGCCGCCGCCGTCGCTTGCTGCAATGCTTGATTCGCCTGCTCGGTCTGGCGCTGGGATCTGAGTAGCGCGCAGGTGTGCCGCTCGATGTCGGCGCGATAGCGATGGAATTCGTAGGCGATGTAGAGCGAAGCGGTGAAGACCATGGCCGTGACCGCCCCCGTGAGCGAGACGGCTGGGCCCAAGCTGCCGGTCTCGATGTACACGGACCACAGCACCGCCAGCGACGCCATGGCGACAGTCAGCAGCTGCCAGCGCAGACCCCAGGGCAGCAAACTGGCGGTGAACAGCGTCACCACCAGCAGGGCGAGCACGACCGGCAGGAGATCGTGCGTGGCCACCACCGATACCGCGGCCGAGACGCACTCGGTGGCAACAGCCAAGATCGCAATCAGGCGCACATTCCGGCGCGCAGCGGCGAATCGCATTGACCACAAGCCCGCCATCATAACGGCCACCGTGGTCGTGTTGACCGCTAACTCAAAGCGCAGGTTGGTGTTCGGGGCCGATAGTGCGCCTGCCGTCGTTGCCAGCACGGTGCCCGCCAAGATGATCCACAGGCCGGCGCGCACACGGCTGACAAGCAGCTGATCGGTTTCGACCGCGAGCGCCACGCCGTCGCCTGTCCTACTGTTGCCGGGGATCATGCGGCGGAGACCTCCAAAGCCTGCGCATCGGCGGCGCCCGTGCTCGAGAGCGCGCTTGTGCCGCGCTCGATTGTCAGGCGGGCAATGGTCCGCAGCAGGCTCTGGCTATCTATCGGTTTGGCGACGTAAGCGTCCATGCCCGCCGCCAGGCAACGCTCCTCGTCGCCCTTTAGCGCGTGCGCGGTCATGGCGATGATGGGGACGCGATGCGCTCGCGGGTTGCCGGTGGCCGCTTCGCGGCGGCGGATTTCGGCGGTGGCTTCGAAGCCGTCCATCTCGGGCATCTGTACATCCATCAGCACCAGATCGAATGGTTCGCGCTCGAGCGCAGCCAGCGCCTCGTTGCCATTACCGGCGACAACCACCGTGTGACCGCGCTTCTCCAGCAGCCGCACCACCAGCTTCTGGTTCACGGCATTGTCCTCGGCCAGCAGGATGCGCAGCCGATTGCGAAACTTGTCTGCCGCTCCCGCATCACTTGTGGGAGAGGGCTGGGGCGAGGGTTTCTCAATAGCTGGTCCGCACGTGCTGCTGCGCTCGGCGCAATGGTTTCCTACCAGCGCTGCGGGAGAGGGACGCGCGTTGGGTTGGGCAAGGCCGAAGGTCGCAGTGAAGTGGAAGGTGCTGCCGCGCCCAGGTTCGCTGTCCACCCAGATACGGCCGCCCAGCAGGTGTACCAGCTTGGCTGCGATGGTTAGGCCCAGGCCGGTGCCGCCGTAACGGCGCGCGGTCGAGCCGTCGGCTTGCTCGAAGGCGTTGAAGATCGCCGCCTGCTTTTGCGCGGGGATGCCGATGCCGGTGTCGTGAACCGCGAAATGCAGCTCGGCTAGAGGCTGGGCGGCGTCGCAGGCCGGGGACTGGGGACTGTCGACCTGAACTACCACTTCGCCCTGGGCTGTGAACTTGATCGCGTTGCCGACGAGATTGACGAGGATCTGGCGTAACCGCCCGGGGTCGCCGGTCAACGCAGCAGGCACGCCGGCGGCGATGTTCCAGGCAATGCGCAAACCCTTTTGCTGCGCTCGCAAGGCCAGCGCCTTGATGGTGTCTTCGATGCAGTCATGGAGTCTGAACTCGACGTTGTCGATGTCGAGCCTGCCGGCTTCGATCTTGGATAAATCGAGCACGTCGTTGATGACCGTGAGCAGGGAACCGGCGGAGGACTTGACCAGGCCGAGGTATTCGCGCTGTTCGCCGGACAGCTCGGTGTCGAGCGCCAGCTCGGTCATGCCAATGATACCGTTGAGCGGGGTGCGGATTTCGTGGCTCATATTGGCGAGGAACTCGCTCTTGGCGCGGTTGGCGACCTCGGCGGCTTCCTTGGCCTGCTGCAGCGCCGCCTCGGCCTGCTTGCGCTCGGTGACGTCGCGGGAGCTTACCATCACCACGTTGGGGCTGCCGGCGAGGCTCTTGCCGACCGCCTCCAGATAGCGCCACGAACCGTCTTTGTGCCGGGCGCGATATTCGAAGTGGAGGGGCTCGCCGGGATGACTGAATCCCTGCGCCACCGCCGGCGCGATCGCCGCGACGTCATCGGGATGCAGCAACAGCAAGCCGCTCTGGCCGACCAGCTCCTCGGGCGCATAGCCGAGCACCCACTCATGAGATGGGCTGACGTATTGGATGCCGCCGCTCGGATCGGCGATCGCGATCAGGTCGGAGACATTCTCGATGAGGAATCGAAACCGGGCTTCGCTGCGCTGCAGCGCCTCTTGCGCCTGCTTGCGCTCGGTCACGTCGCGGGCAATGCCGAGCACGCGGGTTTGGCCGTGGATGTGAATCGGATAGGTCCGCACCTCGACGGTGACGGTGCTGCCGTCAGCGCGGATGATATTCAGCTCATCCGGGCCGGTCGGCTCGCCGGCGATGTTTTTCGACTGCAGCGCGATGGCCTTCGGGAATTCCTCGGCGGGCAGGATCTTCAGTGACAGCAGGCTCTCGCCGATCATTTGCTCGCGCCGGTAGCCGATCAGCTCTTCGGCCG
Coding sequences within it:
- a CDS encoding PAS domain S-box protein, with the translated sequence MANSARSIPHPSRDEPRREQFIRRLRTAFWIVLVSSSILTVEDLRLHRQALPPLLALKALHIAVLAPLLWALRFPAGRAHPVLIGLLGVAITCAVAASTGALRQDVAATRLVLTVVALASAAVLPWGLWPQLAAAAMAALAIALNAYMVTGSLSGALEYLPAGLLVGFVVVLFIAYEFTSYRATLERRNHELRQYIDERRRAEEALRRSERHFRSLIEHASDVVTVLKPDGSVSYRSPSAQRILGYGPTELEGVNDFDMIHPDDRAALLELFTRGLAQPGATASAVYRYRAKDGSWRVFEGVGTNLLNDPAVAGVVVNSHDITERVQIEEELRNSQEYLKALFEYAPDAYYLNDLEGRLLDGNRAAEELIGYRREQMIGESLLSLKILPAEEFPKAIALQSKNIAGEPTGPDELNIIRADGSTVTVEVRTYPIHIHGQTRVLGIARDVTERKQAQEALQRSEARFRFLIENVSDLIAIADPSGGIQYVSPSHEWVLGYAPEELVGQSGLLLLHPDDVAAIAPAVAQGFSHPGEPLHFEYRARHKDGSWRYLEAVGKSLAGSPNVVMVSSRDVTERKQAEAALQQAKEAAEVANRAKSEFLANMSHEIRTPLNGIIGMTELALDTELSGEQREYLGLVKSSAGSLLTVINDVLDLSKIEAGRLDIDNVEFRLHDCIEDTIKALALRAQQKGLRIAWNIAAGVPAALTGDPGRLRQILVNLVGNAIKFTAQGEVVVQVDSPQSPACDAAQPLAELHFAVHDTGIGIPAQKQAAIFNAFEQADGSTARRYGGTGLGLTIAAKLVHLLGGRIWVDSEPGRGSTFHFTATFGLAQPNARPSPAALVGNHCAERSSTCGPAIEKPSPQPSPTSDAGAADKFRNRLRILLAEDNAVNQKLVVRLLEKRGHTVVVAGNGNEALAALEREPFDLVLMDVQMPEMDGFEATAEIRRREAATGNPRAHRVPIIAMTAHALKGDEERCLAAGMDAYVAKPIDSQSLLRTIARLTIERGTSALSSTGAADAQALEVSAA